The sequence below is a genomic window from Acropora palmata chromosome 5, jaAcrPala1.3, whole genome shotgun sequence.
ACTACTAAGTGTGCTAGGTACTGATTCTTTTCCACCGAGCGAGTGTCTCATCATTGATGAAAGTTTACAATATAAACCATCACAAGTGAATGCTATTTCATTAACGGTAAATAAGCTCGACGTGTtgtgttttctctctttcattttcaagttgtgGAACGATGTCTGTTGTGGTGTTGATTGAGAAAGCTGAgctttatttcatattttattaATGGTTAGAATCGCTAGCACGCAAACGGTTTGCTTCCGCCCAGAAAGCGTTCAACACCATTGGCAGCCTATTAATCATGATTCAATGGGTAATGCCACATAAGCTAAGCGTTACAGGCGCCAAAGAGGCTCCACTTTTGGAGGCGCGATAAAATATCTCGTTTCTGTTATATGCTGAAATCGATGAACCGCTCGCGGCTCGGCGCCGCCCTACCGCGTTCTTTTCCGTTTGCGAAGATCAATCGGAAAGGTTGACGGAGATTTATGTATCAATCGCGCAGTAGATTCATATTATATTACGGGTTATCAAAATACTTGTTCGCGTAAATCTAACGTTTgtggtgcaaaaaaaaagcttaaGTTTAAATGCGAAGTCTCCGTTAAAAGTTTCAAGTCCGTAACGAAAACGGGATATCCCGTACACTGTAGCCTGCCAGTTCTGGCGTTTGATGCACGCAATAATTGGCTGCCCTCGAGAGCAATTACCGGTTTTTTACGTTCCTTTTATAGCCAGATGAGCATGTTTCCTTTTGAATCTCACTTAAGGATTTACTCAACAAAAGCGCCTTAAAAGAAAGAGCTCAGGTCATGAACTCATGGCTACATCTCTCATATGATTGGTCGAAATTGGTCACGTGAAGTACTCTTAATATTCCTACGGCAGTCGATTTGTCATAATTCATGTTGTTAAGGGTTAAGATGTCAGGGCCAAATAAATCATATTCGACAAACATGGCTCATCCAGCATTTTATGCGAACTCTGCAGAGATTTATGCACAGCAATACACTTCGCAGCTGTCCTCGACATTTGAGCGTCAAATCAGTTTGACAGGGaattattttccctttttggaAGTTACAAGCAGAAGACTGACGCACCAAAATCTCTGTGCCCCACAAACACGACGAACGTCTAATACTGCAGATGCAAGACAGGTTACTTCGTCTCATCACACAACACCGATTCCCGACTATCTGCTTCAGCCTATTTATCCATGgatgaaatcaaagaaaggCGGAAAGGCAGCCTTTGGATTTGGTATGTAACCTTTTAGATAACCCTCTTTTAGTTGGGGCAACTTGGCTGTAACTAGTAGCGTGCCTCAGCATCTGAAACCTTAATTCGTTGAGAGTCATGAGGGCAGCTAATCTCTTAGTTCCTCCTCACAGATTCAGTGGTTTAGGTTGCAAAAGTGAGTGACGTTTTTGAGAATATTCTTAATTTGGTTTGGTTCGTCTGTTATCCCTTCCCATCTTTTTCTGTCAGAAAGGGCGGAGGGTTTAAAGAGAAGCTTGTCCTGTACAATGATTAATGGAACTGCTCCATTTTATTAGCGATGCATGGCTTGGTGAGTGAACAAAAATATTCGGAGATCATGTTTTGTTGTGCACTAGGAACGCCGGtgtttttacaataatttcaaaaaactCATGTTTGCTCGATCAAGAGTTATCAATTGTtgacaattttattgttttattgtttttgcacGAAAAAGGTGAACCTTGTAAATAGAAATGCCCATCATAAAGAAACTGAGTTCAGTCCCTCCCTACCATAAGAACCAAGGTCGAAGCAGAGTTTTTGTCCATATCTGTCAAGAGGTGGCATTGCCAATTAAAGCTTAAAATAAGAGGTAACAGAGGTAACTAGGTTGACGCCATTTTTTGCAATCGGAACTTACTGCAATAATTGCTTTTCTTTAGATGCTGCAGTTTCATTTGTCTAACACTTGCATGATCACAGACGTTTCAATAAACAAATAGCACACAAGAACTGTTGTTTCCTTGTCTGACATTTAATCATTTTCGTTATTAAACACACAGGACAGAGGCAAGGCAAACGCCACAGAACAAGTTACACGAACAAACAGCTTTTGGAGCTCGAGAAAGAGTTTCACTTTAACAAGTATCTGTGCAGTTCGAGAAGAAGCGAGATTGCCAAAACACTCAGCCTTTCGGAACGACAAGTCAAGATTTGGTTTCAAAACCGTCgcatgaaaatgaagaagGATGAAAAACTAAGCGATTCATTGGGAAAAAGCGATGAAATGCCCGACCACGAATCACATAGCATGGGATGCTCCCCGCTCTGTCATTCGCCTCCAGTTCCGCAGCAAGCGAAAAACGTTTATTTGTAATGTGGAGACTGAACGGAGACTTGTAAACAGCCACGAGAACCGTTGCTCTAAATGCTAAGGGTATGACTAAACTTCCAATGGACACTGCGGTATGTCAGTTAATTATCATGTACAGAGCTTTATGCAGCGAAAGCGTTATTTAAACGGGGGAACTCTTGTTAGAGCAGATAACTGTCTTTCCGCCTTTTTACGCAATTCTAATCCTGTGTTAATCCTTATGAGAAAGCCAATCGACAccaaatttccttttcttcgtTAAAGGTGTGAAATTTGTTACGATCTGCCCTTACGCCTAGCCAGAGTTCCAAATTAAGAAAGGTTTATTTATTAACATATTTTTAACTCGTTGTGGACACAAAGTATGTAAATACTTTCATTCAGTCGTCTCAGTGCAAAGAAGGCTTgaatatgaaaagaaaacatttatttttacaGCTTTCTTTTAGATTGAAATTCATTGTAATCAACGCCCCTAGGTCCACTTGTAGCTGTAAATTTGTGGAAGAAAATTTCACCTTCTTTAATTTTCGGCTCGAGTATCTTGTTCGTGAAATTCCATCAATAATACATAGTCATACAAGCCACACCAACAAGAATTTCCCAAAAGTGTATCTTTGTTACAttataatgcaaaaaaacTCTACTACGTTCATTATTGCAaaagtattaaattttttgctttacaaatgtGTACAACTTATTTTAAACTGTGCCATGAGCAATGCTCAGGGTTGCCTCTTACTCCCCGCTCAGCGAGTCTATTTCGTGAGCGAagacttattttttttcctttttttctgtgcAGCATGCATGCGTTTCTTGGACATTCTAGTTCACTTCACAGACAGAAATGAAATCTATTTCTTTAACTAGAACAAAGTACAATTGATTGCAAAAAGCATTCTCTTACGTTGGTGATCTCCGGTGTGAACAATCGAAGGCCAAATCCTCTCCGCCATAAAATGCCTTCTCGTGTACCCTTCTCAATAAAAACAACGTGAGAAGGAATTCATTGACAACGGATTTTCATTAATGACTAAATTTATTAACTGTGATTGCTGTATGTACAACAAATATAACAGAACCTTATAATGGAACAAACTTAAgtttcacttttcaaaatgacaATTCGTTGGTATTATTCTGGtttttttccatgaaaattgctttttcAAGCATGTCCGCCAATCCTTGATGCGGTGTTTCCTAAAAGAATTAAACAAAGCATCCAAATTAAAGACTTTTTACTGTGTTCAAAGGACGATTTACACGTCTGAAAAGACGGTAGTCTGGGACGTGACACTACTAATAAATCACCTGAATCAAAAAGCAGCCATCTTGTCTagtgaacaaaagaaattcatcAAGGGGCTCTCGTGAAAACACGAACAAAGTTGTACAAATCATGGACATTTAGACATTACACTTTTCCTAAATCTTAGAAATTATTATGTACTTATGGAAAATGACGCTCACTGAGAAAACGATATTGGCAAGTCCTTTTATTTCTTACATGACCAGATAGTACAAGGACAGTCCGCGACAGAACGGTTATTCACGCTCTCTTAACGCGAACTATTTGTTCCACACATTTAGATCACGTCTGTACTTGTTATATTTGTTGCAAGTGGAAGTCTAGGCTAAACTACAATGGAACTTCATTTTCTAGATTCGATTCTCTACTGCCAATAACCGTATTTTCCTAAATACTAAGTATTACTTCCTTTCTTTATGAACAGGCCATCGCGGCTGACACGGCCTGATTTCTTCATCTGACTGTTTTTGTCACTAGCATGCTAAGATTTCTGTGCTATCCTTCAGTTGCTATTTTACAATTTCAAATAGCTAACGACAGTACATGTTTGATTGTTTGAAGGGCTTGATCTTAGTGAATAAGCTGTTAGGTCGGCTAAAAGGGACCTGTGAGTAGCTGAAGTGTTTCATAGCTATGGTCTGCGAAATACATGCCTATACTTCTCTTAGATTATCTATCAAtatagttgttgttgttgttgttgtgttaaAGCCGGCAGGAAACTACAAGcaactgaataaaaattacTGAGAAAGATGTTTTTGAATCAGCAAAACATTTATGACATCCGAAGTGATATAGTGTTCTGACTGTGAGGGGCCAAAGGCTGGACAATTAGCTTGAGCGGAAA
It includes:
- the LOC141880893 gene encoding homeobox protein Hox-B4-like translates to MLLRVKMSGPNKSYSTNMAHPAFYANSAEIYAQQYTSQLSSTFERQISLTGNYFPFLEVTSRRLTHQNLCAPQTRRTSNTADARQVTSSHHTTPIPDYLLQPIYPWMKSKKGGKAAFGFGQRQGKRHRTSYTNKQLLELEKEFHFNKYLCSSRRSEIAKTLSLSERQVKIWFQNRRMKMKKDEKLSDSLGKSDEMPDHESHSMGCSPLCHSPPVPQQAKNVYL